In the genome of Dunckerocampus dactyliophorus isolate RoL2022-P2 chromosome 6, RoL_Ddac_1.1, whole genome shotgun sequence, one region contains:
- the LOC129183337 gene encoding uncharacterized protein LOC129183337 isoform X2, whose product MAFSNLFSKLSDVCVRRPSQPPCTFRNDTGDVQRDRGRKRNSDRPGPCIKRQYQQAQATRRYFGTFFPNEGSKPVKVQGDYEHASGGVIKGTTASKHAKKERHQEGQRRGDRHQIRNARKHDGGSKNRNHAQVVKVQHFTPEFKEQNALDFDGQIICRHFLFGKCIKGDGCQMKHVEPANDIIKQHCKFYVQGCCIQGKSCPFMHKSFPCKFFHHRGCCSRGEDCLFSHEPLNDLTAKLLDEVINVDNELAKKTVQTPWVQPATTDELEATQVVDPADTATTQANNASDQSMQPFRFNFYNSAESNAGKEKLCLTEDATVAEEDAQPHEPSVPVPDSPLHNPHPVAPVGYSVEVLLGPQLYNPLSSAFQTPPSQDGSPLSAPPAPWDGSGSGNPSKIPYSVEAVLRASTSQHDSALHRMPNVTGVLPAKNCANKVLEKTLKKTLAQQDVGYDNQEPASSCEASLAGYMTACPKTAPHLPANMASSMDRDQSLESNKDVFRSLFLSPPSVVSIPKARTPLTPHGSHLPNNSQDSVQPFNPFSEQSTRLKDKAPFTASTEGRDSVKQKSTQSETLLEYYSAGITDSLDSVPGCAQTSKTHFKCQFASNITSTSTDPVSPRRLAQSNCAPPESAKYQHLPDERTTCAGSLRNLFATPLSELGAPLPCLLSQPHHSMSSATPQESWQPSSNAPFMSDGAPSSVTEASHKTTPTANEDERLLGVVIEVPAQRRSQAETLSSPRASVTRQQLGIMPAHVGKNALTMNARVSSEMTFLHHADCSTAATSKSVLKTLFLSLSPFTKDGR is encoded by the exons ATGGCATTCTCCAACCTTTTTTCAAAGCTGTCTGACGTCTGTGTGAGGCGTCCAAGTCAACCGCCTTGTACTTTCAG AAACGACACTGGCGATGTTCAAAGGGACAGGGGAAGAAAGAGGAATAGCGACCGACCTGGCCCCTGTATAAAG AGGCAATATCAGCAGGCCCAGGCAACCAGGAGATATTTTGGTACATTTTTCCCAAATGAGGGTTCCAAGCCTGTGAAAGTGCAAGGTGACTATGAACATGCAAGTGGTGGAGTCATCAAGGGGACGACAGCATCTAAGCATGCTAAGAAG GAACGCCATCAGGAGGGTCAGCGTCGAGGGGATAGGCATCAGATAAGAAACGCACGGAAACATGACGGAGGCAGTAAAAACAGAAACCATGCACAG GTTGTCAAAGTCCAACATTTTACGCCGGAGTTTAAGGAGCAGAATGCTTTGGATTTTGATGGACAGATCATTTGCAGACATTTCCTTTTTGGAAAGTGCATTAAG GGTGACGGCTGCCAAATGAAGCACGTTGAACCTGCCAACGATATCATCAAACAGCATTGCAAGTTTTATGTGCAAGGATGTTGCATTCAAGGGAAGAGCTGTCCGTTCATGCACAA GTCCTTCCCTTGCAAGTTTTTCCATCATAGAGGATGCTGTTCCAGAGGGGAGGATTGTCTGTTTTCCCATGAGCCACTTAATGACCTTACGGCAAAATTATTGGATGAG GTAATAAACGTGGACAATGAGCTTGCAAAAAAAACTGTGCAGACGCCTTGGGTTCAGCCAGCCACTACAGACGAGCTGGAAGCCACACAAGTCGTCGATCCAGCTGATACCGCAACCACACAAGCAAATAATGCTTCAGATCAATCGATGCAGCCTTTCAG GTTCAACTTCTACAACAGTGCGGAATCCAACGCCGGTAAGGAAAAGTTGTGTCTTACTGAGGACGCCACTGTCGCCGAGGAAGATGCTCAACCACATGAACCATCTGTTCCGGTTCCCGACAGTCCATTACATAACCCCCATCCTGTGGCCCCCGTTGGTTACTCTGTGGAAGTGTTGCTCGGACCTCAGTTGTACAATCCTTTGTCTAGTGCCTTCCAAACTCCACCAAGTCAAGATGGCTCTCCTCTTTCCGCTCCTCCCGCTCCATGGGATGGCAGCGGCTCGGGAAACCCTAGCAAGATTCCTTACTCTGTTGAAGCTGTCCTCAGGGCGTCCACATCACAGCACGACTCTGCTTTGCATCGCATGCCTAATGTCACAGGTGTGTTACCTGCCAAAAACTGTGCTAACAAAGTGCTGGAAAAAACGTTGAAAAAGACGTTAGCCCAGCAGGATGTTGGGTATGACAACCAGGAACCTGCTTCTTCTTGTGAAGCATCGCTGGCAGGATACATGACAGCATGTCCTAAGACCGCTCCTCATCTTCCAGCTAACATGGCCTCCTCCATGGACAGGGATCAAAGTCTCGAGTCCAACAAGGATGTTTTTCGAAGCCTCTTTTTAAGCCCCCCGAGTGTGGTATCGATACCAAAAGCCCGCACACCCCTGACGCCACATGGATCGCATCTCCCAAATAATTCCCAGGACTCAGTCCAACCTTTCAATCCCTTCTCTGAGCAGTCAACACGGTTAAAAGACAAAGCTCCTTTCACCGCTTCCACTGAAGGCAGAGATTCTGTGAAACAAAAAAGCACCCAGTCTGAGACACTGCTGGAATATTACTCTGCGGGAATCACAGATTCTCTTGACTCTGTGCCTGGATGTGCTCAAACCTCAAAAACGCATTTCAAATGCCAGTTTGCCAGCAACATCACCAGCACTTCAACAGACCCTGTCAGTCCTCGTCGCTTGGCTCAGTCCAACTGTGCTCCTCCAGAATCTGCCAAATACCAGCATCTTCCCGATGAAAGAACAACTTGTGCCGGGTCTCTTCGCAACCTTTTTGCAACCCCCCTCAGTGAGCTGGGTGCTCCTCTCCCATGTCTGCTATCTCAACCGCATCATTCAATGAGTTCCGCCACACCTCAGGAGTCTTGGCAGCCGAGTAGCAACGCCCCCTTTATGTCAGACGGTGCTCCAAGTAGTGTCACGGAGGCCTCCCATAAAACCACTCCTACTGCAAACGAAGACGAGCGCTTACTTGGCGTCGTCATTGAAGTTCCGGCGCAACGGAGGAGTCAAGCAGAAACTCTTTCCAGCCCACGTGCGTCTGTGACCCGTCAGCAGCTGGGTATCATGCCAGCCCACGTTGGTAAGAACGCACTCACTATGAACGCACGTGTGAGCTCTGAAATGACTTTTCTTCACCATGCAGATTGCTCGACAGCAGCCACCTCCAAATCAGTCCTGAAAACTCTCTTCCTGTCCCTCAGTCCATTTACGAAAGATGGACGATAA
- the LOC129183337 gene encoding uncharacterized protein LOC129183337 isoform X3, with protein MAFSNLFSKLSDVCVRRPSQPPCTFRNDTGDVQRDRGRKRNSDRPGPCIKRQYQQAQATRRYFGTFFPNEGSKPVKVQGDYEHASGGVIKGTTASKHAKKVCYSGQRFKTRLSVSTQQQERHQEGQRRGDRHQIRNARKHDGGSKNRNHAQVVKVQHFTPEFKEQNALDFDGQIICRHFLFGKCIKGDGCQMKHVEPANDIIKQHCKFYVQGCCIQGKSCPFMHKSFPCKFFHHRGCCSRGEDCLFSHEPLNDLTAKLLDEVINVDNELAKKTVQTPWVQPATTDELEATQVVDPADTATTQANNASDQSMQPFRFNFYNSAESNAGKEKLCLTEDATVAEEDAQPHEPSVPVPDSPLHNPHPVAPVGYSVEVLLGPQLYNPLSSAFQTPPSQDGSPLSAPPAPWDGSGSGNPSKIPYSVEAVLRASTSQHDSALHRMPNVTGVLPAKNCANKVLEKTLKKTLAQQDVGYDNQEPASSCEASLAGYMTACPKTAPHLPANMASSMDRDQSLESNKDVFRSLFLSPPSVVSIPKARTPLTPHGSHLPNNSQDSVQPFNPFSEQSTRLKDKAPFTASTEGRDSVKQKSTQSETLLEYYSAGITDSLDSVPGCAQTSKTHFKCQFASNITSTSTDPVSPRRLAQSNCAPPESAKYQHLPDERTTCAGSLRNLFATPLSELGAPLPCLLSQPHHSMSSATPQESWQPSSNAPFMSDGAPSSVTEASHKTTPTANEDERLLGVVIEVPAQRRSQAETLSSPRASVTRQQLGIMPAHVDCSTAATSKSVLKTLFLSLSPFTKDGR; from the exons ATGGCATTCTCCAACCTTTTTTCAAAGCTGTCTGACGTCTGTGTGAGGCGTCCAAGTCAACCGCCTTGTACTTTCAG AAACGACACTGGCGATGTTCAAAGGGACAGGGGAAGAAAGAGGAATAGCGACCGACCTGGCCCCTGTATAAAG AGGCAATATCAGCAGGCCCAGGCAACCAGGAGATATTTTGGTACATTTTTCCCAAATGAGGGTTCCAAGCCTGTGAAAGTGCAAGGTGACTATGAACATGCAAGTGGTGGAGTCATCAAGGGGACGACAGCATCTAAGCATGCTAAGAAGGTATGTTACAGCGGCCAACGTTTTAAAACCAGGCTGAGTGTGAGTACGCAACAACAGGAACGCCATCAGGAGGGTCAGCGTCGAGGGGATAGGCATCAGATAAGAAACGCACGGAAACATGACGGAGGCAGTAAAAACAGAAACCATGCACAG GTTGTCAAAGTCCAACATTTTACGCCGGAGTTTAAGGAGCAGAATGCTTTGGATTTTGATGGACAGATCATTTGCAGACATTTCCTTTTTGGAAAGTGCATTAAG GGTGACGGCTGCCAAATGAAGCACGTTGAACCTGCCAACGATATCATCAAACAGCATTGCAAGTTTTATGTGCAAGGATGTTGCATTCAAGGGAAGAGCTGTCCGTTCATGCACAA GTCCTTCCCTTGCAAGTTTTTCCATCATAGAGGATGCTGTTCCAGAGGGGAGGATTGTCTGTTTTCCCATGAGCCACTTAATGACCTTACGGCAAAATTATTGGATGAG GTAATAAACGTGGACAATGAGCTTGCAAAAAAAACTGTGCAGACGCCTTGGGTTCAGCCAGCCACTACAGACGAGCTGGAAGCCACACAAGTCGTCGATCCAGCTGATACCGCAACCACACAAGCAAATAATGCTTCAGATCAATCGATGCAGCCTTTCAG GTTCAACTTCTACAACAGTGCGGAATCCAACGCCGGTAAGGAAAAGTTGTGTCTTACTGAGGACGCCACTGTCGCCGAGGAAGATGCTCAACCACATGAACCATCTGTTCCGGTTCCCGACAGTCCATTACATAACCCCCATCCTGTGGCCCCCGTTGGTTACTCTGTGGAAGTGTTGCTCGGACCTCAGTTGTACAATCCTTTGTCTAGTGCCTTCCAAACTCCACCAAGTCAAGATGGCTCTCCTCTTTCCGCTCCTCCCGCTCCATGGGATGGCAGCGGCTCGGGAAACCCTAGCAAGATTCCTTACTCTGTTGAAGCTGTCCTCAGGGCGTCCACATCACAGCACGACTCTGCTTTGCATCGCATGCCTAATGTCACAGGTGTGTTACCTGCCAAAAACTGTGCTAACAAAGTGCTGGAAAAAACGTTGAAAAAGACGTTAGCCCAGCAGGATGTTGGGTATGACAACCAGGAACCTGCTTCTTCTTGTGAAGCATCGCTGGCAGGATACATGACAGCATGTCCTAAGACCGCTCCTCATCTTCCAGCTAACATGGCCTCCTCCATGGACAGGGATCAAAGTCTCGAGTCCAACAAGGATGTTTTTCGAAGCCTCTTTTTAAGCCCCCCGAGTGTGGTATCGATACCAAAAGCCCGCACACCCCTGACGCCACATGGATCGCATCTCCCAAATAATTCCCAGGACTCAGTCCAACCTTTCAATCCCTTCTCTGAGCAGTCAACACGGTTAAAAGACAAAGCTCCTTTCACCGCTTCCACTGAAGGCAGAGATTCTGTGAAACAAAAAAGCACCCAGTCTGAGACACTGCTGGAATATTACTCTGCGGGAATCACAGATTCTCTTGACTCTGTGCCTGGATGTGCTCAAACCTCAAAAACGCATTTCAAATGCCAGTTTGCCAGCAACATCACCAGCACTTCAACAGACCCTGTCAGTCCTCGTCGCTTGGCTCAGTCCAACTGTGCTCCTCCAGAATCTGCCAAATACCAGCATCTTCCCGATGAAAGAACAACTTGTGCCGGGTCTCTTCGCAACCTTTTTGCAACCCCCCTCAGTGAGCTGGGTGCTCCTCTCCCATGTCTGCTATCTCAACCGCATCATTCAATGAGTTCCGCCACACCTCAGGAGTCTTGGCAGCCGAGTAGCAACGCCCCCTTTATGTCAGACGGTGCTCCAAGTAGTGTCACGGAGGCCTCCCATAAAACCACTCCTACTGCAAACGAAGACGAGCGCTTACTTGGCGTCGTCATTGAAGTTCCGGCGCAACGGAGGAGTCAAGCAGAAACTCTTTCCAGCCCACGTGCGTCTGTGACCCGTCAGCAGCTGGGTATCATGCCAGCCCACGTTG ATTGCTCGACAGCAGCCACCTCCAAATCAGTCCTGAAAACTCTCTTCCTGTCCCTCAGTCCATTTACGAAAGATGGACGATAA
- the LOC129183337 gene encoding uncharacterized protein LOC129183337 isoform X1: MAFSNLFSKLSDVCVRRPSQPPCTFRNDTGDVQRDRGRKRNSDRPGPCIKRQYQQAQATRRYFGTFFPNEGSKPVKVQGDYEHASGGVIKGTTASKHAKKVCYSGQRFKTRLSVSTQQQERHQEGQRRGDRHQIRNARKHDGGSKNRNHAQVVKVQHFTPEFKEQNALDFDGQIICRHFLFGKCIKGDGCQMKHVEPANDIIKQHCKFYVQGCCIQGKSCPFMHKSFPCKFFHHRGCCSRGEDCLFSHEPLNDLTAKLLDEVINVDNELAKKTVQTPWVQPATTDELEATQVVDPADTATTQANNASDQSMQPFRFNFYNSAESNAGKEKLCLTEDATVAEEDAQPHEPSVPVPDSPLHNPHPVAPVGYSVEVLLGPQLYNPLSSAFQTPPSQDGSPLSAPPAPWDGSGSGNPSKIPYSVEAVLRASTSQHDSALHRMPNVTGVLPAKNCANKVLEKTLKKTLAQQDVGYDNQEPASSCEASLAGYMTACPKTAPHLPANMASSMDRDQSLESNKDVFRSLFLSPPSVVSIPKARTPLTPHGSHLPNNSQDSVQPFNPFSEQSTRLKDKAPFTASTEGRDSVKQKSTQSETLLEYYSAGITDSLDSVPGCAQTSKTHFKCQFASNITSTSTDPVSPRRLAQSNCAPPESAKYQHLPDERTTCAGSLRNLFATPLSELGAPLPCLLSQPHHSMSSATPQESWQPSSNAPFMSDGAPSSVTEASHKTTPTANEDERLLGVVIEVPAQRRSQAETLSSPRASVTRQQLGIMPAHVGKNALTMNARVSSEMTFLHHADCSTAATSKSVLKTLFLSLSPFTKDGR; this comes from the exons ATGGCATTCTCCAACCTTTTTTCAAAGCTGTCTGACGTCTGTGTGAGGCGTCCAAGTCAACCGCCTTGTACTTTCAG AAACGACACTGGCGATGTTCAAAGGGACAGGGGAAGAAAGAGGAATAGCGACCGACCTGGCCCCTGTATAAAG AGGCAATATCAGCAGGCCCAGGCAACCAGGAGATATTTTGGTACATTTTTCCCAAATGAGGGTTCCAAGCCTGTGAAAGTGCAAGGTGACTATGAACATGCAAGTGGTGGAGTCATCAAGGGGACGACAGCATCTAAGCATGCTAAGAAGGTATGTTACAGCGGCCAACGTTTTAAAACCAGGCTGAGTGTGAGTACGCAACAACAGGAACGCCATCAGGAGGGTCAGCGTCGAGGGGATAGGCATCAGATAAGAAACGCACGGAAACATGACGGAGGCAGTAAAAACAGAAACCATGCACAG GTTGTCAAAGTCCAACATTTTACGCCGGAGTTTAAGGAGCAGAATGCTTTGGATTTTGATGGACAGATCATTTGCAGACATTTCCTTTTTGGAAAGTGCATTAAG GGTGACGGCTGCCAAATGAAGCACGTTGAACCTGCCAACGATATCATCAAACAGCATTGCAAGTTTTATGTGCAAGGATGTTGCATTCAAGGGAAGAGCTGTCCGTTCATGCACAA GTCCTTCCCTTGCAAGTTTTTCCATCATAGAGGATGCTGTTCCAGAGGGGAGGATTGTCTGTTTTCCCATGAGCCACTTAATGACCTTACGGCAAAATTATTGGATGAG GTAATAAACGTGGACAATGAGCTTGCAAAAAAAACTGTGCAGACGCCTTGGGTTCAGCCAGCCACTACAGACGAGCTGGAAGCCACACAAGTCGTCGATCCAGCTGATACCGCAACCACACAAGCAAATAATGCTTCAGATCAATCGATGCAGCCTTTCAG GTTCAACTTCTACAACAGTGCGGAATCCAACGCCGGTAAGGAAAAGTTGTGTCTTACTGAGGACGCCACTGTCGCCGAGGAAGATGCTCAACCACATGAACCATCTGTTCCGGTTCCCGACAGTCCATTACATAACCCCCATCCTGTGGCCCCCGTTGGTTACTCTGTGGAAGTGTTGCTCGGACCTCAGTTGTACAATCCTTTGTCTAGTGCCTTCCAAACTCCACCAAGTCAAGATGGCTCTCCTCTTTCCGCTCCTCCCGCTCCATGGGATGGCAGCGGCTCGGGAAACCCTAGCAAGATTCCTTACTCTGTTGAAGCTGTCCTCAGGGCGTCCACATCACAGCACGACTCTGCTTTGCATCGCATGCCTAATGTCACAGGTGTGTTACCTGCCAAAAACTGTGCTAACAAAGTGCTGGAAAAAACGTTGAAAAAGACGTTAGCCCAGCAGGATGTTGGGTATGACAACCAGGAACCTGCTTCTTCTTGTGAAGCATCGCTGGCAGGATACATGACAGCATGTCCTAAGACCGCTCCTCATCTTCCAGCTAACATGGCCTCCTCCATGGACAGGGATCAAAGTCTCGAGTCCAACAAGGATGTTTTTCGAAGCCTCTTTTTAAGCCCCCCGAGTGTGGTATCGATACCAAAAGCCCGCACACCCCTGACGCCACATGGATCGCATCTCCCAAATAATTCCCAGGACTCAGTCCAACCTTTCAATCCCTTCTCTGAGCAGTCAACACGGTTAAAAGACAAAGCTCCTTTCACCGCTTCCACTGAAGGCAGAGATTCTGTGAAACAAAAAAGCACCCAGTCTGAGACACTGCTGGAATATTACTCTGCGGGAATCACAGATTCTCTTGACTCTGTGCCTGGATGTGCTCAAACCTCAAAAACGCATTTCAAATGCCAGTTTGCCAGCAACATCACCAGCACTTCAACAGACCCTGTCAGTCCTCGTCGCTTGGCTCAGTCCAACTGTGCTCCTCCAGAATCTGCCAAATACCAGCATCTTCCCGATGAAAGAACAACTTGTGCCGGGTCTCTTCGCAACCTTTTTGCAACCCCCCTCAGTGAGCTGGGTGCTCCTCTCCCATGTCTGCTATCTCAACCGCATCATTCAATGAGTTCCGCCACACCTCAGGAGTCTTGGCAGCCGAGTAGCAACGCCCCCTTTATGTCAGACGGTGCTCCAAGTAGTGTCACGGAGGCCTCCCATAAAACCACTCCTACTGCAAACGAAGACGAGCGCTTACTTGGCGTCGTCATTGAAGTTCCGGCGCAACGGAGGAGTCAAGCAGAAACTCTTTCCAGCCCACGTGCGTCTGTGACCCGTCAGCAGCTGGGTATCATGCCAGCCCACGTTGGTAAGAACGCACTCACTATGAACGCACGTGTGAGCTCTGAAATGACTTTTCTTCACCATGCAGATTGCTCGACAGCAGCCACCTCCAAATCAGTCCTGAAAACTCTCTTCCTGTCCCTCAGTCCATTTACGAAAGATGGACGATAA